A single window of Plasmodium malariae genome assembly, chromosome: 8 DNA harbors:
- the PmUG01_08062200 gene encoding STP1 protein, giving the protein MDNCFPKNYAVRRLPTFKNIENIIRQKTSSLINEHDKNKFREGCRYLADYLIKNNNPPKYYENFKVTWKGTLNYWLKGYYKNLIKYGRCPLILEEKDKQILELNYDEEDFCEMKNEYLEEIKRLSKKSKNSDSYSSKCNEYNEWIDKMKNYFEEKRSLFGICYQKKDKKKKKKGSSEVICDLMNNQTFKKLTDCPLVDKLQPREGQSEKEEIGSQTQDKEKNGESPISHDSPKQAEQTEPTEGATRNHIDQDTKQNHHEEINKQESESPPGLQTKTYLSSLESPSKEVEANSENSLQSQTPSLLSNSQPSSEVSGKSVSPASVPLDTKPENPSERTLSSPISKSSSSSFVSTIPSVTSGQLKKKKKIKRRQTKFLKILIPSHSGRKREFLTHNHLEHPCYDDEEITKKIKIFENNVIKNLQEKKQKNERTKTIIEVHLEVLEAYRKEEWECKKGEFLEICLDVLKKERYGTHSNLTNDDLIMKNVKSCGHIEKQKILWNKWIEKHKNISDKFKKVDWFNNLKNDWKKEKSYIKGMVELKNKSSNEYKNILFLQREKDVWRRWISEKGKILKQYIDQNWFKESSDVNQNMLDEYKNEEKVNDMLLINIEELEHGKNYEELYKYIKTKLLSKLCILVLMTILEECKKEEYIEDRELHLDTSINERKTKKNSEKIPEISDKFIEKYSNVYENNKNSNIHNNIEENFFMEEMNDWIGEEVTYVNSIECVSNIDK; this is encoded by the exons ATGGATAATTGTTTTCCCAAG AATTACGCTGTCCGTCGATTACCAacgtttaaaaatattgaaaatataataagacAAAAAACCAGTTCCTTAATTAACGAgcatgataaaaataaatttaggGAGGGATGCAGATATTTGGCTGATTatctaattaaaaataataatccaccaaaatattatgaaaattttaaagttaCGTGGAAGGGAACACTAAATTATTGGTTAAAAGGTTACTATAAAAATCTAATCAAATATGGACGATGTCCTTTAATTTTAGAGGAAAAagataaacaaattttagaattaaactatgatgaagaagatttctgtgaaatgaaaaatgaatatctagaagaaataaaacgtttaagtaaaaaatcaAAGAATTCTGATAGTTATTCAAGCAAATgtaatgaatataatgaGTGGAttgataaaatgaaaaactatTTTGAGGAAAAGAGAAGCCTTTTTGGAATATGCtaccaaaaaaaagataaaaagaaaaaaaaaaaaggaagttcAGAAGTTATATGCGACTTAATGAACAATCAAACTTTCAAAAAACTTACTGACTGCCCCCTAGTAGATAAATTACAACCTCGTGAAGGTCAATCtgaaaaggaagaaatagGTTCACAAACAcaagataaagaaaaaaacggAGAATCACCTATATCACACGATTCACCCAAACAAGCCGAACAAACTGAACCTACAGAGGGAGCTACCCGTAATCATATAGATCAAGATACAAAACAAAATCACCATGAGGAGATAAATAAACAGGAATCTGAATCTCCACCTGGTCTCCAAACAAAAACTTATTTATCATCACTTGAATCTCCTTCTAAGGAAGTTGAAGCTAATTCTGAAAATTCTTTACAGTCTCAGACACCATCACTTCTCTCAAATTCCCAACCATCCTCAGAAGTATCAGGTAAATCTGTATCTCCTGCTTCAGTTCCGCTAGATACAAAACCAGAAAATCCTTCCGAAAGAACACTATCTTCTCCAATATCAAAATCCTCTTCAAGCTCTTTTGTTTCAACTATACCCTCTGTAACTTCAG gacagttaaaaaaaaaaaaaaagataaaaagaagacaaacaaaatttcttaaaatactAATACCTTCACATTCGGGCAGAAAAAGAGAATTTTTAACTCATAATCATTTGGAGCACCCATGTtatgatgatgaagaaattactaaaaaaataaaaatatttgaaaataacgtgataaaaaatttacaagagaagaagcaaaaaaatgaaaggaCTAAAACTATCATAGAAGTACATTTGGAAGTACTTGAAGCGTACAGAAAAGAAGAATGGGAATGcaaaaaaggagaatttttagaaatatgtctagatgtattaaaaaaagaaagatatgGAACTCATTCTAATTTAACAAATGATGatctaataatgaaaaacgtTAAAAGTTGCGGTCAtattgaaaaacaaaaaatctTATGGAACAAGTGGatagaaaaacataaaaatatttctgataaatttaaaaaagtggactggtttaataatttgaaaaatgattggaaaaaagaaaaatcatACATAAAAGGAATggtagaattaaaaaataagtcatcgaatgaatataaaaatattctgtTCTTGCAAAGAGAGAAAGATGTATGGAGGAGGTGGATATCAGAAAAGGGAAAGATtctaaaacaatatattgaTCAAAATTGGTTTAAAGAATCATCAGATGTTAACCAGAATATGTTAGATgaatacaaaaatgaagaaaaagtaaatgatatgttactaataaatatagaagaatTGGAACacggaaaaaattatgaagaattatataaatatataaaaacaaaattactATCAAAACTTTGTATATTAGTACTTATGACAATATTAGAAGAATGCAAAAAAGAGGAGTATATAGAAGATAGAGAATTACATTTAGATACTTCCATAAATGAAAggaaaactaaaaaaaattcagaaAAAATACCAGAAATTTCAgataaatttattgaaaagTATAGTAACGtttatgaaaataacaaaaatagcaatattcataataatatagagGAGAACTTCTTTATGGAAGAGATGAACGATTGGATAGGAGAAGAAGTAACTTATGTAAATTCCATAGAATGTGTAAGTAATATTGACAAATAG
- the PmUG01_08062100 gene encoding fam-l protein — protein sequence MEQKIKLILFIKIFLFVFLSWMCHLNSDLRGFERFFNERYMVYRKLRTGTYRFLANCKNNIEKSITGLKEDVTNYGIKEKNNIYNTEKGTNAKNIHSHGLLSENASDRRKAMKNKSCIFETEKYSHFEKKIFKELDYQNFLEKNKIISDKLYKTIIRKKYGLRFFIPSLLFLLLSLGLILDLSVGYGLLNGFYYIMGLICSKEWTTNLRNLLKHGSVSVFFQPMEQITESNKNYYIYTRGFFGTLIYFTSFFILGVTIISGIIYYHKKVKKYEKIKLKTR from the exons atggagcaaaaaattaagttaattttatttattaaaatttttttatttgtatttttatcttGGATGTGCCATCTTAACAGTGATCTG aGAGGGTTTGAAAGATTTTTTAATGAGAGATACATGGTTTATAGAAAATTACGTACAGGAACTTATCGATTTTTAGCAAATTGTAAGAAcaatatagaaaaaagtaTTACAGGGTTAAAAGAAGATGTAACAAATTAtggaataaaagaaaaaaataatatctaCAATACTGAAAAAGGAACCAACGCAAAGAACATACATTCACATGGATTGTTATCAGAAAATGCATCGGATCGTAGAAAAGCTATGAAAAATAAGTcttgtatatttgaaacaGAAAAGTATtcacattttgaaaaaaaaatattcaaagaacttgattatCAGAATTTTCTTGAGAAAAACAAGATAATTAGTGATAAGTTGTACAAAACAataatacgtaaaaaatacGGATTACGATTTTTTATACCTTCATTATTGTTTTTGTTGTTGTCATTAGGGCTCATATTAGATTTATCTGTTGGTTATGGGTTATTAAATgggttttattatataatgggTCTTATATGTTCAAAGGAATGGACAACAAATTTACGGAATTTATTGAAGCATGGATCtgtttctgtttttttcCAGCCTATGGAACAAATAACtgaaagtaataaaaattattatatttatacacgAGGTTTTTTTGGTACGCTAATATATTTcacatctttttttattcttggAGTTACAATTATATCaggtattatttattaccataaaaaagttaaaaaatatgaaaaaattaaactcaAAACAaggtaa
- the PmUG01_08062300 gene encoding Plasmodium exported protein, unknown function → MEQNIKSIYFIKCGVLILLNWLYYFCNEECTFNISKKEHKYYMKLDIKNVRLLEECEGKNYSNFIETEEEITNDEEYDKKATNNKRKGIKKTDIQSKRCSLYKKEFDKQYKKQKKLIYRGNKLSHFERNFFKNLDYIDFIKKRPSISNKTYQKLVCKKIGHKMFLPTLVISWILLVSLGAIIYGFFDEKNVTADVKSYDVTLFLILLCILVVILMLGLAFTCIKFRKHKRIMKRKC, encoded by the exons atggaacaaaatattaagtcaatctattttattaaatgtggAGTGTTAATCCTTTTAAATtggttatattatttctgcAATGAAGAG tgtacttttaatatatcaaagAAAGAGCATAAgtattatatgaaattagatataaaaaatgttcgATTACTGGAAGAATGcgaaggaaaaaattattcaaattttATAGAAACAGAAGAAGAGATAACTAACGATGAAGAGTACGATAAAAAGGCTACAAACAACAAAAGAAAGGGGATTAAAAAAACAGACATACAATCAAAAAGatgttcattatataaaaaagaatttgatAAGCAAtataagaaacaaaaaaaattaatttatagaGGAAACAAATTATCTCACTTTgaaagaaattttttcaaGAACCTTGATTACAtagattttattaaaaaaaggccGTCGATTAGCAATAAGACATACCAAAAGTTAGTATGTAAAAAGATTGGacataaaatgtttttaccTACTTTAGTAATCTCGTGGATATTATTAGTGTCATTAGGAGCTATAATTTATGGTTTTTTTGATGAAAAGAATGTTACAGCAGATGTAAAATCTTATGATGTTACATTATTTCTCATATTATTGTGCATATTAGTTGTCATATTGATGTTAGGACTTGCTTTTACCTGTATTAAATTTagaaaacataaaagaattatgaaaagaaaatgttAG
- the PmUG01_08062400 gene encoding STP1 protein, whose product MEGCTTRDYSGFGFAAGQYVGKPEFRQIQNQILSRLASLGKKTIKEEFRKECLELTNFLIKKKDEYPKYTDKNRWVPVLRNYFGNKFDKLTQHGGCPMIFDKKEKDLLVLKYNALDFCEKNISYKNKLNTFKKGSNTYDCNNDTQCIQDCTEYEKWFISKKEYFESNRNLVSESCTFKSLSSEFPTKQCNIMNSRMLNNIPKCLYKKTQEPAKSAPKEQNEISRSKLDQVNAKDSPVSEDQSPSQVERPPDDQHSPSERQPSSLPEDPPSNQTQLQEKTEENLMENSTNLDSDTQSTIIKKPDSLIHSSSPQETLGISSLQPSTRQESNTDNAIGTIPAAAEVSHPKLLRTTPVDSKIQGNINSTFFSIFYVLMGKFKKKKNIRRQVKFLKILLPSKSDKINKFLSDHHLDEPIYDDEEIIKKLKIHEHNTINNTNMLKRKKDRSKTIIEVHMEVLEEFRNEEWELKKGEFLAICLEVYKYEKHRNYPNLINGDQMENIKCSNDIEEKKIIWNKWIEEHRNLSEKLKKVDWFNNLKNEWKKEKAKLKEIEKLKCISSNENQKCSHLEREKGAWREWISNNGKIVEHYLEKDWFKGLTNEFDNILDEYENEENEENENSVSLINIEEMEHKKNCEELYEYIKKKLLSKLCVLVFMTILEECKKEKNVENKESYLDSSINECNSEKNSDRKYHIIENVVEKGNNVLENSENTEIFDYKEENKFTDEIKDWIGEDDTHVNSIYTMNKVD is encoded by the exons ATGGAAGGTTGTACTACCCGG GACTACAGTGGTTTTGGTTTTGCAGCGGGGCAATACGTTGGGAAACCAGAATTTAGACAAATTCAAAATCAAATTTTATCTCGCCTTGCTTCTTTAGGAAAAAAGACAATTAAAGAAGAATTCAGGAAAGAATGCTTAGAACTgactaattttttaattaagaaaaagGATGAATATCCTAAATATACTGATAAAAATCGTTGGGTTCCAGTACTTAGGAATTATTTTGGAAATAAATTTGACAAGCTTACTCAACATGGTGGTTGTCCTATGATTTTTgataagaaagaaaaagatcttttagtattaaaatataatgcgTTAGACTTctgtgaaaaaaatatatcatataaaaataagctAAATACCTTCAAAAAGGGAAGTAATACATATGATTGTAATAATGATACTCAGTGTATACAAGATTGTACAGAATATGAGAAGTGgtttataagtaaaaaagaatattttgaGAGTAATAGAAATCTCGTTAGTGAAAGTTGCACATTTAAAAGCTTGTCATCAGAATTTCCGACAAAACAATGCAACATAATGAATTCCAGaatgttaaataatattccTAAATGCCTATATAAGAAAACACAGGAACCTGCTAAATCTGCACCTAAAGAACAAAACGAAATAAGCAGATCCAAATTAGATCAAGTCAATGCTAAAGATTCGCCAGTATCTGAAGATCAAAGTCCATCACAAGTGGAACGTCCACCTGATGACCAACATAGTCCATCTGAACGTCAACCAAGCAGTTTACCTGAAGATCCACCTTCAAATCAAACTCAACTTCAGGAAAAAACTGAAGAGAATTTAATGGAAAATTCAACTAATTTAGATTCTGATACACAAAGTACAATTATTAAGAAACCAGATTCTCTTATACATTCATCATCCCCACAGGAAACATTAGGCATTTCTTCATTACAACCTTCAACTAGACAAGAATCAAACACAGACAATGCTATTGGAACTATTCCTGCAGCTGCTGAAGTATCACATCCTAAACTTCTTCGTACTACTCCTGTAGACTCTAAAATACAAGGTAACATTAATTCTActttcttttctattttt TACGTTCTAATGGgaaagtttaaaaaaaagaaaaatataagaagacAAGTTAAATTTCTCAAAATATTGCTGCCTTCAAAATCTGACAAAATAAACAAGTTCTTATCAGATCATCATTTAGATGAGCCAATAtatgatgatgaagaaatcataaaaaaattaaaaatacatgaacataacactataaataatacaaatatgctaaagagaaaaaaggacAGATCCAAAACTATTATAGAAGTACATATGGAAGTACTTGAGGAATTCAGAAATGAAGAAtgggaattaaaaaaaggtgAATTTTTAGCAATATGTCTAGAAGTatacaaatatgaaaaacataGAAACTATcctaatttaataaatggtgatcaaatggaaaatattaaatgtagcAATGatattgaagaaaaaaaaattatatggaaTAAATGGATAGAAGAGCACAGAAATCTttctgaaaaattgaaaaaagtagattggtttaataatttgaaaaatgaatggaaaaaagaaaaagctaagttaaaagaaatagaaaaattaaaatgtatatcttCAAACGAAAATCAAAAATGTTCACATTTAGAACGAGAAAAAGGTGCATGGAGAGAGTGGATATCAAACAATGGCAAAATTGTAGAACACTATCTGGAAAAGGACTGGTTTAAGGGATTAACAAACGAatttgataatatattagatgaatatgaaaatgaagaaaatgaagaaaatgaaaatagtgtgtcactaataaatatagaagaaatggaacataaaaaaaattgcgaAGAATTATATgagtatattaaaaaaaaattattatcaaaatTGTGTGTACTTGTATTTATGACAATATTAGAGGAAtgcaaaaaagagaaaaatgtagaaaataaGGAATCATATTTAGACAGTTCAATAAATGAATGTAATTCAGAAAAAAACTCAGATAGGAAATATCACATTATAGAAAATGTTGTTGAAAAGGGAAACAATGTTTTGGAAAATAGTGAAAATACTGAAATTTTTGATTACaaggaagaaaataaatttaccgATGAAATAAAGGATTGGATAGGAGAAGATGATACACATGTAAATTCTATATATACTATGAATAAAGTAGACTAA